Proteins encoded in a region of the Anoxybacillus amylolyticus genome:
- a CDS encoding RNA-guided endonuclease TnpB family protein, whose protein sequence is MVNKSYKFRLYPTKEQEQLLAKIFGCVRFVYNKMLEERIQIYEKFKDDKEALKKQTFPTPAKYKKEFPWLKEVDSLALANAQLNLQKAFQNFFSGRAGFPKFKNRKAKQSYTTNVVNGNIQLSDGYIKLPKLKWVKFKQHREIPAHHIIKACTITKTKTGKYYVSILTEYEHQPVPKEIQTVVGLDFSMNGLFVDSEGKRANYPRFYRQALEKLAKEQRILSRRKKGSNRWHKQRLKVAKLHEKIANQRKDFLHKKSYELAKQYDCVVIENLNMKGMSQVLNFGKSVHDNGWGMFTTFLQYKLEEQGKKLIKIDKWFPSSKTCSCCGQVKESLSLSERTFRCECGFESDRDVNAAINIKHEGMKRLAIA, encoded by the coding sequence ATGGTAAACAAATCATATAAATTCCGTCTGTACCCAACAAAAGAACAAGAACAGCTGCTTGCCAAAATCTTCGGTTGTGTCCGTTTCGTTTATAACAAAATGCTTGAAGAACGCATACAAATTTATGAAAAGTTCAAAGACGACAAAGAAGCTTTGAAAAAACAAACATTTCCGACCCCTGCCAAGTACAAAAAGGAGTTTCCTTGGCTTAAAGAAGTGGATAGCCTTGCGTTAGCAAACGCCCAATTGAATTTGCAGAAAGCGTTTCAAAATTTCTTTTCGGGTCGTGCTGGATTTCCAAAGTTCAAAAACCGCAAGGCGAAACAGTCGTACACCACAAATGTGGTCAATGGCAATATTCAACTTTCAGATGGCTATATCAAGTTACCCAAACTGAAATGGGTCAAGTTCAAGCAACATCGGGAGATTCCTGCCCACCATATCATCAAGGCTTGTACGATCACGAAAACAAAAACAGGAAAATACTATGTTTCTATTCTCACCGAATACGAACATCAACCTGTCCCCAAAGAAATACAAACGGTTGTTGGGCTTGATTTTTCCATGAATGGTTTATTTGTCGATAGCGAGGGTAAGAGAGCCAATTATCCTCGTTTCTATCGGCAAGCATTGGAAAAATTAGCGAAAGAACAACGGATATTATCACGCCGAAAGAAGGGTTCTAATCGTTGGCACAAACAGCGTTTGAAAGTAGCGAAGCTACATGAGAAAATAGCGAACCAACGAAAAGACTTTCTACACAAAAAATCATACGAATTAGCGAAACAGTATGATTGCGTGGTCATCGAAAACCTCAACATGAAAGGGATGTCGCAAGTCCTGAATTTCGGCAAGAGCGTTCATGACAACGGCTGGGGGATGTTCACGACATTTCTCCAATACAAGTTAGAGGAGCAAGGGAAAAAGCTTATCAAAATAGATAAGTGGTTTCCGTCATCTAAAACTTGTTCATGTTGCGGTCAAGTAAAGGAATCTTTATCGCTTTCTGAGCGTACATTCCGCTGTGAATGTGGATTCGAGAGCGACAGGGACGTCAATGCGGCAATCAATATCAAACATGAGGGCATGAAACGATTAGCGATAGCCTAA
- a CDS encoding helix-turn-helix domain-containing protein, translated as MEGHLGKDVAKMINLCRQSVALYVARFNEGGLDHLLDRRLPPGRVPFLTEEQQQEIRQLVLTTTPVDVG; from the coding sequence ATGGAAGGGCATCTCGGAAAAGATGTAGCGAAAATGATCAATTTATGCCGTCAATCGGTTGCTCTCTACGTCGCACGCTTTAATGAAGGTGGGCTCGATCATTTACTCGATCGTCGCTTGCCACCTGGTCGCGTTCCATTTCTGACGGAAGAACAACAACAGGAGATCAGACAACTGGTATTAACCACCACTCCTGTGGATGTCGGATAG
- a CDS encoding helix-turn-helix domain-containing protein yields the protein MSREGIRKLLHRLRLSWTRPTYKLVKGDPVLQAAFEKELEFIKKTNHGRNRSASCR from the coding sequence ATGTCACGGGAAGGCATTCGTAAGTTGTTGCATCGTCTTCGCTTGTCATGGACACGCCCGACCTATAAGCTCGTCAAAGGCGATCCAGTACTTCAAGCGGCCTTTGAAAAAGAACTCGAGTTTATAAAAAAAACTAATCACGGAAGAAATCGTTCTGCTTCATGTCGATGA
- a CDS encoding imm11 family protein, translating to MDVYSIRKYALCKEAIQSKHIIKLKGDEIPIFISEELRELIEKNNITGCDFLEVKVI from the coding sequence TTGGATGTATATAGTATAAGAAAATATGCTTTATGTAAGGAGGCAATACAATCAAAGCATATTATTAAACTCAAGGGTGATGAAATTCCAATATTCATATCAGAAGAACTTAGAGAATTAATAGAGAAAAATAATATAACAGGATGTGACTTTTTAGAAGTTAAAGTGATCTAA
- a CDS encoding IS630 family transposase encodes MTEEIVLLHVDETHVRAYQALRTTWAEVGNQKQVPSYGHHTHVSIFGAVDVQQGDVVFHRASSANAETFLDFLCLLKEKYPDRFIVLVLDNAPIHHANMVQAFLDGEEGGAFHFIFLPPYSPHLNPMERLWKWLKDEVIANVLHKDQNDIAQSITRFEQYVLQHRDEVLRSIGCAA; translated from the coding sequence ATCACGGAAGAAATCGTTCTGCTTCATGTCGATGAGACGCATGTTCGCGCGTATCAAGCACTTCGTACGACATGGGCAGAAGTAGGGAATCAAAAACAAGTGCCAAGCTACGGTCACCATACCCACGTGTCCATTTTTGGCGCCGTCGACGTGCAACAAGGCGATGTCGTGTTTCATCGCGCATCATCCGCCAATGCCGAAACGTTCCTAGACTTTTTGTGCCTGTTGAAAGAGAAATATCCGGATCGATTCATCGTGCTTGTGTTGGACAATGCACCGATTCATCATGCCAACATGGTGCAAGCATTCCTCGATGGAGAAGAAGGCGGTGCCTTTCACTTTATTTTTCTGCCACCGTATTCGCCTCATTTGAATCCGATGGAACGGTTGTGGAAGTGGCTGAAAGATGAAGTCATTGCCAACGTCTTGCATAAAGATCAAAACGACATTGCCCAGTCTATTACTCGTTTTGAACAATATGTGTTGCAGCACCGAGATGAAGTGTTACGCAGCATCGGGTGTGCTGCGTGA
- a CDS encoding type II toxin-antitoxin system PemK/MazF family toxin — MSNLGRRGEVWFAEIKGKRRPVLIVSHHNVVVELDRVIANITSQQPRNKYDVVLEYWKEVGLDKPSVVRCSKINTIHYRELLFKIGNLHEHDLKRVMETIRNYFS, encoded by the coding sequence ATGAGTAATCTGGGAAGACGAGGCGAAGTATGGTTTGCAGAAATAAAAGGAAAACGAAGACCTGTGCTCATCGTATCTCACCATAATGTTGTCGTAGAATTGGACAGAGTGATTGCAAATATTACAAGTCAACAGCCACGAAACAAATATGATGTCGTCTTAGAATATTGGAAAGAAGTGGGATTAGACAAACCGTCCGTTGTTAGGTGCTCAAAAATTAACACCATTCATTATCGGGAGCTTCTTTTCAAGATTGGAAACTTGCACGAACATGACCTAAAACGGGTAATGGAAACGATTAGAAACTATTTTTCTTAA